The following nucleotide sequence is from Micromonospora sp. WMMD1120.
ACCGAGGCGTCGCCGAAGGAGCAGACGACTATCGCGTCCGGCGGCCACGGGGCGTGTGCGGCGCCCGCGCCGCTGCCCACCCGTACCCCGGTCCCGGCACGCCGTCCGGCGCTGTCCAGCCGGCGCAGCCGCTCCACCGCCAGCCCCATCCCGACCGCGCGGGGCAGGTGCGAGGCGATGGTGGAGGTGGTCGGCACGACGGCCAGATCGGCGCGTCCGAACACCTTGTGCCGGCCACCGGCGATCGGCTCCTGACTGGACGCGACCAGACCGCGCAGCACGTCCCGCGCCGCGTCCGCGTACGCCGAGAAGCCGCCACCGTCGGCGGCCTCGACGGACGGCTCGGAGTCGAACCCCTGGCCGGCGGCCGGGTCCGCCGCCGGGGTCGGCACCGGGCCGCTGTCGGGATCGGTGGCCGGCGCGGAGGCAGAGCGGCTGGCGGCCCGCGCGGGGTCGGTGCTCGGGGCGCTGTCGTCGGCGCGGCCGGCGGCCCGCGCGGGCTCGGCGGTGACCTGGGCAGGGTGGTCGGCTCGCGAACGGCTGGCGGCCCGGGCGGGATCGGCGGTCGGGGCGCTGTCGTCGGCGGGGTCGGCGGCACGCGCGGGATCAGCGGTGGGGGCGCTGTCGTCGGCGCGGCCGGCGGCACGCGCGGGATCGGCGGCGGCCTGGGCGGCACGGACGCAGTAGAACGCGCCGGAGCGGTAGTGCAGCAACGCGGGATCGGTGGGTCGGAGCGCGGCGGCGACCGCCGCGTTGCTCTCGTGGCCGGCCGAGCTGATGGTGTAGAAACCCTCGCCGAAGCTGCGCAACCAGCGACCGGCCAGGTCGAGCTGGCGGCTCGTCACCTGCGCGTCGAACAGGTCGAGCAGCTGTGCGCCGGTCAGCGGGGCGTCGTCGGTGACCGGGTCGGCGGGGTCGCGCCGCCGTTGCGGGGCGGGCAGCGCCGCCAGCGTCTCCCGGAACCGGTCATCGAGATCTTGCGGGGTGCTCACGTCGACAGCATTACCGACGGGAGCCACCCTCGCCCAGCGGGACACGGTCCGCGCCGGTCGACCTGCGCCGGCCTACTCACGTGATCCACTCAGGTTCTTGGAGGTCGGGCCTTCCGGTTTGCAGGATGGCGCAGTTTCCCGGGAAGCCGGGGAGGATCACCGCCGTCTGTGCGGGCGGTTCGTGTCCGGGCGCTCGAGCACGATCTTGACGCCACGGGGCACGGGCGCCGGTGCGGCGCGGGCGAGGCCCGAGTGCGCGGTCAGCCCGGCAGGAACGAGAAGCGGACCTGGCGGATGGGATTGTCCCCGTTCGTGTCGACGAGGCAGATCGACTGCCAGGTGCCGAGCGCCAGCCGTCCGTCGACCACAGGCACCGTGGCGTACGGCGGGACGAACGCCGGGAGCACGTGATCCCGGCCGTGGCCGGGCGAGCCGTGCCGGTGTCGCCAACGGTTGTCGGTGGGCAGCAGCGCGTCGATCGCGGTGAGCAGGTCGTCGTCGGAACCCGAGCCGGTCTCGATGATCGCCAGGCCGGCGGTGGCGTGTGGCACGAAGACGTGCAGGAGACCGTCGCCCGCGTCGGAGACGAACTGCTGGGCCTCGGCGGTGATGTCCCGGACGGCCGGTCGGGTCCCGGTCTGGACGGTGATCACGTCACTGCGCATGGATCGCATTCTGCCGCAGGACGGGGTCAGGAACCGCCACCACCGCCACCAGAGTCACCGCCGCCGGACCAACCGCCACCGGAGTCACCACCAGACCAACCGCCGCCAGAGTCACCGCCGGACCAGCCACCGCCGGAGTCACCGCCGGACCAGCCGCCGCCGGAGGCGTCTCCGCTGGGCCACGGCGGGTGGTAGCCGTCGGCGCCCCGGCGCTGTCGTCGGGCGGAGCCGGCCGTCGCGCGGGCCGCGTCCCGCAGCAGGAGTACGCCGAGCACCACCACCAGGGCGCTGAGGGCCACCACACCCACCAGCGTGGCGTCGCCTGCGGCGACGGCTGTCGCGGCGGTCACCAGGCCCGCGACTCCGGCAACGATCATGATCAGGGCGACCGCGACATGACCCCTCTTCATGGCGGAGACGGTAGGAGTGGCGGGCAAACCGCTCAGGACTCCGGCGGTCGTCGCGCTAAGTTACCGACGAGTACCTGTGTTCAGCATCGCGTCGGGGGCACCTAGACGTGACGACAGGTGCCACCAGGGGGCAGGATGGCGCTAGAGACCTATCCCACACACAACCGAGGGAACGCCTGTGGCTACGGAACGCAAGCGCCCGGTGATCAGCGACGGCCTGCCGAGCCAGCTTCCGGACATCGACCCTGACGAAACGAGCGAATGGGTCGAGTCGCTTGACGGTGTCATCGACGAACGCGGTGCCAAGCGCGCCCGCTACGTCATGCTGCGCCTGCTGGAGCGGGCCCGTGAGCGCCAGGTCGGGGTTCCGCCCCTGACCACCACCGACTACATCAACACCATCACGCCGGAGCGCGAACCCTGGTTCCCGGGTGACGAGCACGTCGAGCGGCGCATCCGGGCGTACGTCCGGTGGAACGCCGCGATGCTCGTGCACCGGGCGCAGCGTCCGGAGATCGGCGTCGGCGGGCACATCTCCACCTTCGCCAGCTCGGCGTCGCTCTACGAGGTGGGCTTCAACCACTTCTTCCGGGGCAAGAACCACCCGGGCGGCGGCGACCAGATCTTCTACCAGGGTCACGCCTCCCCCGGCATGTACGCGCGAGCGTTCCTGGAGGGGCGGCTCAGCGAGCACCAGCTCGACGGGTTCCGCCAGGAGCTGTCCCACCCGGGCGGCGGGTTGCCCTCGTACCCGCACCCGCGGCTGATGCCGGACTTCTGGGAGTTCCCCACCGTCTCGATGGGTCTCGGTGGCCTGAACGCGATCTACCAGGCGCGGTTCAACCGCTACCTGCAGCACCGTGGCATCAAGGACACCTCGCAGCAGCACGTCTGGGCGTTCCTCGGCGACGGCGAGATGGACGAGCCGGAGACGCTCGGCGCGATCGGCGTGGCCGCCCGCGAGGAGCTGGACAACCTCACCTTCGTGATCAACTGCAACCTCCAGCGGCTGGACGGCCCGGTCCGGGGCAACGGCAAGGTCATGCAGGAGCTGGAGGCGTTCTTCCGGGGTGCCGGCTGGAACGTGATCAAGGTTGTCTGGGGCCGTGAGTGGGACCCGCTGCTCGCCGCGGACACCGACGGCGCGCTGGTCAACCTGATGAACACCACGACCGACGGCGACTACCAGACCTACAAGGCGGAGTCGGGCGCGTACGTCCGCGAGCACTTCTTCGGCCGGGACGCCCGGACCCGCAAGATGGTCGAGTCGCTCAGCGACGACGAGATCTGGAACCTCAAGCGGGGTGGGCACGACTACCGCAAGCTCTACGCGGCCTACAAGGCGGCCACCGAGCACACCGGTCAGCCAACGGTCATCCTCGCGAAGACGATCAAGGGCTGGACGCTCGGCTCGCACTTCGAGGGCCGCAACGCGACCCACCAGATGAAGAAGCTGACGCTGGAGGACCTGAAGACCTTCCGCGACCGCCTCTACCTGGACATCCCCGACAAGGCGCTGGAGGAGAACCCCTACCTGCCGCCGTACTACCACCCGGGCGAGAAGTCCGAGGAGCTGGCGTACCTGAAGGAGCGCCGCGAGCAGCTCGGCGGCTACCTGCCGAGCCGGCGCACCAGCACCAAGCGGCTGACCATCCCCGGTCCGGAGCGGTTCGCCGACGTCAAGCGCGGCTCGGGCAAGCAGAAGGTGGCCACCACGATGGCCTTCGTCCGCCTGCTCAAGGACATCATGAAGGACAAGGAGTTCGGCAAGCGCTGGGTGCCGATCATCCCGGACGAGGCCCGTACCTTCGGTCTCGACTCGATCTTCCCGACCGCAAAGATCTACTCGCCGCACGGCCAGCGCTACACCTCCGTCGACCGGGAGCTGTTCCTGTCGTACAAGGAGTCGACGACCGGGCAGATCCTGCACGAGGGGATCAACGAGGCCGGCTCGGTCGCCTCGTTCACCGCCGCGGGCTCGGCGTACGCCACGCACGACGAGCCGATGATCCCGATGTACATCTTCTACTCGATGTTCGGGTTCCAGCGGACCGCCGACGGGCTGTGGGCAGCGGCCGACCAGATGGCGCGGGGCTTCCTGCTCGGCGCGACCGCCGGGCGGACCACGCTCAACGGTGAGGGCCTCCAGCACGAGGACGGCCACTCGCTGCTGCTCGCCGCCACCAACCCGGCGGTGGTCGCGTACGACCCGGCGTTCTCCTTCGAGATCGCGCACATCATGGAGCAGGGCCTGCACCGGATGTACGGGGACGCGCAGGAGAACGTCTTCTACTACCTGACGGTCTACAACGAGCCGATCCTCCAGCCGGCCGAGCCGGAGGGCGTCGACGTCGAGGGCCTGCTCAAGGGCATCTACCGTTACTCGCCGGCGCCGCAGGTGGACGGCCCGAAGGCCAACGTGCTCGCCTCCGGCACCGGCATGCAGTGGGCGCTCAAGGCCCAGCAGCTGCTCGCCCAGGACTGGGGGGTGGCCGCCGACGTCTGGTCGGTGACCTCGTGGACCGAGCTGCGCCGCGACGCGGTGCAGGCCGAGGAGCACAACCTTCTCAACCCGGGCAGCGAGGCGAAGGTCCCGTACATCACCCAGAAGCTGGCCGACGCGGACGGGCCGAAGGTCGCGGTCAGCGACTGGATGCGCGCGGTACCGGACCTGATCGCGCGCTGGGTGCCGGGCGACTACACGTCACTGGGCACCGACGGCTTCGGCATGTCGGACACCCGGCACGCGCTGCGCCGGCACTTCCACGTCGACGCGGAGTCGATCGTGGTCGCCACGCTGCGGCAGCTCGCTCGCAGCGGCGCGGTCGACGCCGCGGTGCCGGCCGAGGCCGCCAAGAAGTACGCGATCGACGACGTCAACGCCGCCCCGGTCGGGGAGACCGGCGGCGACAGCTGACCGTTGCGAAACGAGGGGCCCGGCACGCAACCGCGTGCCGGGCCCCTCGCCTGTCGGTACGTTCCCCCGCCCCCCGCCCCCTCCCCCCTCCGCCCCCTCCGGCGTCGATCATGAAGTTGTGGTGGGGACAAAGCGGTCAGACCACTGCGAACCAGGCACCATAGTTCATGATCGACGCTGGCGGGGGCGGGGCGGGGGGCCGGGGGCGGCGGTGGGCCGGCGTTCCTGGTGGGGACGCCGGCCCACCGCCGTCGCGGGTGACGCCGGGAGGATGGGCGCTCGTCAGCCGACGGCGGCCAGGTCGGTGAGCCGGGCCAGCGAGTCCTCCAGGTCGGCGCCGACCCGCCGCAGTCCGAGGCGCAGCAGGGCCGCCTTGACCGGGCCGGCCGGCCAGCGGACCACGATGAGCCGCACGATCGTCCCGCCCTCCTCCTCGTCGGGAGTGAGCTGGACGTAGATCTCGGTGCGCGCCTCCGCTCGCGACCCGGCGCCCTTCGCCCGCTCCCGCCAGCCGATCAGCGTCGGCTCCTGGTAGGCGATCACCTCGGCCTCATGCGCCGAGCCGCGCCCCGCCTGGACGAGTTGTCGCCGCCCGAAGCCCTCTCCGGAGAGCACTTCGGCCGCGCGGACCCCCGCCAGCCAGGCCGGCAACTGCTCGGCCCGCTGGACGACATCCCAGACCACTTCGATTGGCGCCGCCACGTGCGCACTGCGTTCCACGAGGATCATTTCCGTCTTTCCTCCGGTGAGGACATCACACGATATCGGCACTCTATGCGCTAAATCGGACTTACCTGGACGGGTTTGGAAAAAGACACGCCGATCAACCATTGCGGAACGCGCCAGGCCGGCCTATGGCGCATTCATCAAGAGCGCTCTAAAGTCCCGAACACGTTTCACGTTGACCGGGAGGGCGCATGTCGACAGCACCGATGCCCGAGTTCCCCACCGGCTTCCGCTGGGGCGTCTCCACGTCCGCCCACCAGATCGAGGGCGGCGCCGAGGCCGACGGGCGCGGTCCGTCCATCTGGGACACCTTCGCCCGCGAGCCGGGACGGATCAGCGACGGCAGCAGCGGCGCGGTGGCCTGCGACCACTACCACCGGCACACCGAGGACGTCGCGCTGCTGGCCGGGTTGGGCGTCTCCGCCTACCGCTTCTCGATCGCCTGGCCCCGGATCCAACCCACCGGCACCGGTCCGGCGAACCCCGCCGGCCTCGACTTCTACGACCGGCTGGTGGACGACCTGCTGGGCGCGGGCGTCGACCCGGTGGCCACCCTCTACCACTGGGATCTGCCCCAGCCCCTGGAGGACGACGGCGGCTGGCTGCGCCGCGACACCGCCGCCAGGTTCGCCGGGTACGCCGAGCTGGTCGCCGACCGACTCGGCGACCGGGTCCGGCTCTGGATCACCCTCAACGAACCGTTCATCCACATGAGCCTCGGGTACGGCATGGGCGCCCACGCCCCCGGCCGGGCGCTGCTCTTCGACGCCTTCCCGGTCGCCCACCACCAACTGCTCGGGCACGGGCTCGCGGTGCGGGCGCTACGGGCGCACACCGCCAGCCCGGTGGCGATCGCCAACAACTACTCGCCGGTGCGGATACTCGGCGACAGCGACGCCGACCGCGCCGCCGGGGCCGCGTACCAGGCGCTGCACAACCGGCTCTTCACCGACCCGCTGCTCGGCCGCGGCTACCCGGAGCTGCCCGGCTTCGACCCGGGCGTCGTCCACCCCGGCGACCTCGACACCATCGCCGCGCCGATCGACGTGCTGGGGGTCAACTACTACAACCCCACCGGTGTACGGGCGGCGGAGGAGGGTTCACCCCTGCCGTTCGACCTCGTGCCGCTCGACGGTTACCCGCGTACCGCCTTCGACTGGCCGGTGGCCCCGGACGGGCTGCGCGACCTGCTCGGTTGGCTCCGTGACACCTACGGCGACGCGCTGCCACCGATCGAGATCACCGAGGGCGGCTGCGCGTACGACGACGTGCCGGACGCGGACGGGCGGGTGGCGGACCCGGAGCGGATCGCGTACCTCGACGGGCACCTGCGGGCGGTCGCCGCCGCCATCGACGACGGGGTGGACGTCCGCGGCTACTTCGTCTGGTCGCTGCTGGACAACTGGGAGTGGGCCGAGGGGTTCACCAAGCGCTTCGGTCTGGTGCACGTCGACTACGCCACCCAGACCCGTACGCCGAAGTCGTCGTACACCTGGTTCCGGGACGTGATCGCGGCCGGCCGGCCGGGGTCGGAGCGGTGACCACTGTCGACCCGACCCCGGCGGCGCTCGCCGAACCGACGGTGCCGGTCCGGCGCGGCTGGATCGGCCTGATCTTCGCCGCGAACCTCGGCGTCTGGATGGCGTTCTTCACCCCCATCCAGGTGCTGCTGCCGCAGCAGATCGAACAGATCGCGCCCGGCGACAAGGAGAACATGCTGGCCGTGGTGACCGGGCTCGGCGCGCTGGCCGCCGTGCTGGCCAACCCCCTGGCGGGCGCGCTGTCGGACCGGACCTGCCTGCGGGTGGCCGGCCGCGACCTCGGTCGCCGGCACGTCTGGACCGCCGGCGGGGCGGTGCTCGGCGCGGCGGCCCTGCTGCTGCTGGCCCAGCAACGGACCATCCTCGGGGTCGCCCTCGGCTGGGTCGCCGCACAGGTCTGCTTCAACGCGATGCTGGCCAGCCTGACCGCCGCCATCCCGGACCGGGTCCCGGTCACCCAGCGCGGCGGCGTCTCCGGCTGGGTGGGCATCCCACAGGCGCTCGGGTTGGTGCTCGGCGCGGTGCTGGTCACCGCCGTGGTCACCGGCAACGCCGCCGGCTACCTGGCCATCGCCGTGGCGATCCTACTGCTGTCGCTGCCGTTCGCGCTGCTCACCCCCGACGAACCGCTGCCGCGTACGCATCGGCCGGCGCTGCGGGCGCGGGCGCTGCTCGCCTCGATGTGGATCAACCCGCGGCGGCACCCGGACTTCGCCTGGGCCTGGATCACCCGGTTCCTGGTCCAGTTGGGCAACGCGCTGGGCACGCTCTATTTGCTGTACTTCCTCACCGACGGGGTCCGCTACCCGGACCCCGAGGGCGGGCTGCTGGTGCTGATCCTGCTCTACACGCTCGGCATGATGCTGACCGCCGTGGTCGCCGGACGGCTGTCCGACCGGTCCGGCCGTCGCAAGGTCTACGTCATCGCCTCCGGGTTGATCATGGCGGTGGCGGCGCTGTTGCTGGCGGTCGCGCCGGTCTGGCCGATGGCCGTCGTCGCGGC
It contains:
- a CDS encoding secondary thiamine-phosphate synthase enzyme YjbQ, whose amino-acid sequence is MRSDVITVQTGTRPAVRDITAEAQQFVSDAGDGLLHVFVPHATAGLAIIETGSGSDDDLLTAIDALLPTDNRWRHRHGSPGHGRDHVLPAFVPPYATVPVVDGRLALGTWQSICLVDTNGDNPIRQVRFSFLPG
- the aceE gene encoding pyruvate dehydrogenase (acetyl-transferring), homodimeric type, giving the protein MATERKRPVISDGLPSQLPDIDPDETSEWVESLDGVIDERGAKRARYVMLRLLERARERQVGVPPLTTTDYINTITPEREPWFPGDEHVERRIRAYVRWNAAMLVHRAQRPEIGVGGHISTFASSASLYEVGFNHFFRGKNHPGGGDQIFYQGHASPGMYARAFLEGRLSEHQLDGFRQELSHPGGGLPSYPHPRLMPDFWEFPTVSMGLGGLNAIYQARFNRYLQHRGIKDTSQQHVWAFLGDGEMDEPETLGAIGVAAREELDNLTFVINCNLQRLDGPVRGNGKVMQELEAFFRGAGWNVIKVVWGREWDPLLAADTDGALVNLMNTTTDGDYQTYKAESGAYVREHFFGRDARTRKMVESLSDDEIWNLKRGGHDYRKLYAAYKAATEHTGQPTVILAKTIKGWTLGSHFEGRNATHQMKKLTLEDLKTFRDRLYLDIPDKALEENPYLPPYYHPGEKSEELAYLKERREQLGGYLPSRRTSTKRLTIPGPERFADVKRGSGKQKVATTMAFVRLLKDIMKDKEFGKRWVPIIPDEARTFGLDSIFPTAKIYSPHGQRYTSVDRELFLSYKESTTGQILHEGINEAGSVASFTAAGSAYATHDEPMIPMYIFYSMFGFQRTADGLWAAADQMARGFLLGATAGRTTLNGEGLQHEDGHSLLLAATNPAVVAYDPAFSFEIAHIMEQGLHRMYGDAQENVFYYLTVYNEPILQPAEPEGVDVEGLLKGIYRYSPAPQVDGPKANVLASGTGMQWALKAQQLLAQDWGVAADVWSVTSWTELRRDAVQAEEHNLLNPGSEAKVPYITQKLADADGPKVAVSDWMRAVPDLIARWVPGDYTSLGTDGFGMSDTRHALRRHFHVDAESIVVATLRQLARSGAVDAAVPAEAAKKYAIDDVNAAPVGETGGDS
- a CDS encoding SRPBCC domain-containing protein; this translates as MILVERSAHVAAPIEVVWDVVQRAEQLPAWLAGVRAAEVLSGEGFGRRQLVQAGRGSAHEAEVIAYQEPTLIGWRERAKGAGSRAEARTEIYVQLTPDEEEGGTIVRLIVVRWPAGPVKAALLRLGLRRVGADLEDSLARLTDLAAVG
- a CDS encoding GH1 family beta-glucosidase codes for the protein MSTAPMPEFPTGFRWGVSTSAHQIEGGAEADGRGPSIWDTFAREPGRISDGSSGAVACDHYHRHTEDVALLAGLGVSAYRFSIAWPRIQPTGTGPANPAGLDFYDRLVDDLLGAGVDPVATLYHWDLPQPLEDDGGWLRRDTAARFAGYAELVADRLGDRVRLWITLNEPFIHMSLGYGMGAHAPGRALLFDAFPVAHHQLLGHGLAVRALRAHTASPVAIANNYSPVRILGDSDADRAAGAAYQALHNRLFTDPLLGRGYPELPGFDPGVVHPGDLDTIAAPIDVLGVNYYNPTGVRAAEEGSPLPFDLVPLDGYPRTAFDWPVAPDGLRDLLGWLRDTYGDALPPIEITEGGCAYDDVPDADGRVADPERIAYLDGHLRAVAAAIDDGVDVRGYFVWSLLDNWEWAEGFTKRFGLVHVDYATQTRTPKSSYTWFRDVIAAGRPGSER
- a CDS encoding MFS transporter, yielding MTTVDPTPAALAEPTVPVRRGWIGLIFAANLGVWMAFFTPIQVLLPQQIEQIAPGDKENMLAVVTGLGALAAVLANPLAGALSDRTCLRVAGRDLGRRHVWTAGGAVLGAAALLLLAQQRTILGVALGWVAAQVCFNAMLASLTAAIPDRVPVTQRGGVSGWVGIPQALGLVLGAVLVTAVVTGNAAGYLAIAVAILLLSLPFALLTPDEPLPRTHRPALRARALLASMWINPRRHPDFAWAWITRFLVQLGNALGTLYLLYFLTDGVRYPDPEGGLLVLILLYTLGMMLTAVVAGRLSDRSGRRKVYVIASGLIMAVAALLLAVAPVWPMAVVAALLLGAGYGVYLSVDAALITQVLPRATDRAKDLGVINIANSAPQVLGPALSAPLVVHLGGYPTLYAVTAAVTVVGSALVVKIRSVR